One Streptomyces lincolnensis genomic region harbors:
- a CDS encoding PASTA domain-containing protein, which produces MKAVAAGVPSLAPFFDERSGLGRDARVRSRPAPGGLQQGDTPGLYGGSKQPTICDVDALEDFLTDPANEQKAQAWARALDITTDRIPDYLELLTPVLLRHDTLVKNHDYKKGKAVPYNSLLQSGIAILVDRQGLPAVKCSCGNPLRPFEGDTTKISVEFEDGNKKWRGYERDDAVAVRPAARPLARLALVDVEEPVRGINRPVGTTGEDDATFDTRERRAVPNLAGTTFGQASRHLADTGLAADYAGQGLPANGARVTASDPPAGTELRFGEYVMLSVAGNPTGDTSVGPATPPPPGPSGPTTTPPPPPPPPPPSSGDPGTSSSPAPPPSSGTASGSEPPESGRPPTSSPPPSSDPPPRSEPPPPSSASGAGPEPPPRDPPPASTSPTSSPPETTSAPPPPVTTAAPPTGAPVTTGAPSGGDTVSGGPGSDEPTVGALV; this is translated from the coding sequence GTCACTGGCGCCGTTCTTCGACGAGCGCAGCGGACTGGGCCGGGATGCCCGGGTCCGGTCGCGGCCCGCGCCCGGCGGGCTCCAGCAGGGCGACACACCTGGCCTGTACGGGGGTTCGAAGCAGCCGACGATCTGTGACGTCGACGCGCTGGAGGACTTCCTCACCGATCCCGCCAATGAGCAGAAGGCACAGGCGTGGGCCCGTGCGCTGGACATCACCACGGACCGGATTCCGGATTATCTGGAACTCCTCACACCTGTTCTGCTGCGTCACGACACTCTCGTCAAGAACCACGACTACAAAAAGGGAAAGGCCGTCCCGTACAACTCGCTGCTCCAGTCGGGAATCGCGATTCTCGTGGATCGGCAGGGCCTTCCCGCCGTGAAGTGTTCGTGCGGAAATCCGCTGCGGCCTTTCGAGGGCGACACGACGAAGATCTCCGTCGAGTTCGAGGACGGCAACAAGAAGTGGCGCGGGTACGAGCGGGACGACGCGGTGGCCGTGCGGCCCGCCGCCCGGCCCCTGGCCCGGCTCGCCCTGGTCGACGTCGAGGAACCGGTGCGGGGCATCAACCGGCCGGTCGGCACGACGGGTGAGGACGACGCCACGTTCGACACCCGCGAGCGGCGCGCGGTGCCGAACCTCGCCGGAACGACGTTCGGGCAGGCGAGCCGGCACCTGGCCGACACGGGCCTGGCGGCCGACTACGCCGGACAGGGGCTGCCCGCCAACGGGGCCCGGGTCACGGCGTCCGACCCGCCGGCGGGCACCGAGCTGCGGTTCGGGGAGTACGTGATGCTGAGCGTGGCCGGCAACCCCACCGGGGACACCTCCGTCGGGCCGGCCACTCCCCCGCCGCCCGGGCCCTCCGGGCCGACGACGACACCGCCGCCACCGCCGCCACCGCCACCGCCGTCCAGCGGCGATCCCGGGACGTCGTCGTCGCCCGCGCCGCCGCCCTCCTCCGGTACGGCCTCCGGCTCCGAGCCGCCCGAGTCCGGCCGGCCACCGACGTCGAGCCCGCCGCCGAGTTCCGACCCGCCCCCGAGGTCCGAACCGCCCCCACCGAGCTCCGCGTCCGGGGCGGGTCCCGAGCCGCCCCCACGGGATCCTCCGCCCGCCTCCACCTCCCCGACCAGCTCTCCGCCCGAGACCACGTCCGCGCCGCCTCCGCCGGTCACGACCGCCGCGCCCCCGACCGGCGCCCCGGTCACCACCGGCGCACCGTCGGGCGGAGACACCGTTTCGGGCGGACCGGGGAGCGACGAGCCGACCGTCGGCGCGCTCGTGTAG
- a CDS encoding serine/threonine-protein kinase encodes MPSGTPTSGVGRVVAGRYVLLNRLGSGGMGHVWLAHDQRLACEVALKEIVFRDPAEAGPERESRVARARAEARHAAGLRGHPHVVTVHDVLEHDGLPWIVMEYVAGAVDLRDLVRTRGPLAPAECARIGLAVLDALTAGHERGVLHRDVKPANILLAPDRGGAPYGRVLLTDYGISVQPDTGEPRYTLASVLVGTAGYLAPERATGGTPTPAADLFSLGCTLYHAVEGVGPFERESHLAEITAVVMEEPRPALRAGALGPVLRSLLAKDPGQRPTAAEAEAALSRIVTPQAQADAYARTQTDLGSQPPWGVPPPPPPPPPPPDRPAPRGSRGPGEAYGFGPPPVVPDPAPPVRRRRRERSRVLRAVLAGVLGAVLALGGVWYAVAHLPEGGGGGGSGPPYGGGVGLSKALREGDCVLADWSGERFRGVPRLSLDPGCGGRAVPDGQVMALVEAASADEARRLGPARCEERTRELRDRLADVRALAVVPTEDGFRAAGRSTACLVLGANGPVYGPLGPHRALGSAFADTATMQKRDCLEVPSNRVARLVSCDVPHDEVVLGFTRLAADVPFGRAHAQSDPACGREVPPGDFGFDPSVYTAGSWTSEGHWKNGTHFVVCTVRKQNGGTMEGDGP; translated from the coding sequence ATGCCTTCAGGAACACCGACGTCGGGAGTGGGCCGGGTCGTCGCCGGCCGCTATGTGCTGCTGAACCGGCTGGGCAGCGGCGGCATGGGCCATGTCTGGCTCGCCCACGACCAGCGACTCGCCTGCGAGGTCGCGCTCAAGGAGATCGTGTTCCGCGACCCGGCCGAGGCGGGCCCCGAGCGGGAATCACGGGTCGCGCGGGCCCGCGCCGAGGCCCGGCACGCGGCCGGACTGCGCGGCCATCCGCACGTGGTGACCGTGCACGACGTCCTGGAGCACGACGGGCTGCCGTGGATCGTCATGGAGTACGTGGCGGGCGCCGTCGACCTGCGCGACCTGGTCCGCACCCGGGGGCCGCTCGCCCCCGCCGAGTGCGCCCGGATCGGGCTCGCCGTGCTGGACGCGCTGACCGCCGGGCACGAGCGGGGCGTGCTGCACCGGGACGTGAAACCGGCCAACATCCTGCTCGCCCCGGACCGCGGCGGGGCACCGTACGGACGCGTCCTGCTGACCGACTACGGCATCTCCGTGCAGCCGGACACCGGTGAACCGCGGTACACGCTGGCGTCGGTGCTCGTGGGCACCGCCGGGTATCTGGCGCCCGAGCGGGCCACGGGCGGGACGCCCACGCCGGCCGCCGACCTGTTCTCGCTGGGCTGCACGCTCTACCACGCGGTGGAGGGTGTGGGCCCCTTCGAGCGGGAGTCCCATCTCGCCGAGATCACCGCCGTGGTCATGGAGGAGCCCCGGCCGGCCCTGCGGGCGGGGGCGCTGGGGCCCGTACTGCGGTCCCTGCTCGCGAAGGACCCGGGGCAGCGGCCCACGGCGGCCGAGGCGGAGGCCGCGCTGTCCCGGATCGTCACGCCCCAGGCACAGGCGGATGCCTACGCCCGCACCCAGACCGATCTGGGCTCGCAGCCGCCCTGGGGCGTCCCTCCCCCGCCGCCCCCGCCACCCCCGCCCCCGGACCGCCCGGCGCCGCGCGGCTCCCGCGGGCCCGGGGAGGCGTACGGCTTCGGGCCGCCGCCCGTGGTCCCGGACCCGGCGCCACCCGTCCGGCGGCGGCGCCGCGAGCGTTCGCGCGTCCTGCGTGCCGTCCTGGCCGGAGTGCTCGGGGCGGTGCTGGCGCTGGGCGGGGTCTGGTACGCCGTGGCCCACCTGCCCGAGGGCGGCGGCGGGGGCGGGAGCGGACCGCCGTACGGCGGGGGTGTCGGGCTGTCCAAGGCGCTGCGGGAGGGCGACTGCGTCCTCGCGGACTGGTCGGGCGAGCGCTTCCGGGGCGTGCCCCGGCTGTCCCTGGACCCCGGCTGCGGTGGCCGGGCGGTGCCGGACGGACAGGTGATGGCGCTCGTGGAGGCCGCGTCCGCGGACGAGGCGCGGCGGCTGGGGCCGGCCCGGTGCGAGGAGCGGACGCGGGAGCTGCGGGACAGGCTCGCCGATGTGCGGGCGCTGGCCGTCGTGCCGACCGAGGACGGGTTCCGGGCCGCCGGGCGGAGCACCGCCTGCCTGGTGCTGGGCGCGAACGGGCCGGTGTACGGGCCGCTGGGCCCGCACCGCGCGCTCGGTTCGGCCTTCGCGGACACCGCGACCATGCAGAAGCGGGACTGCCTGGAGGTGCCGTCCAACCGGGTGGCCCGGCTGGTCTCCTGCGACGTTCCGCACGACGAGGTGGTGCTCGGGTTCACCCGGCTGGCCGCCGACGTCCCGTTCGGCCGGGCGCACGCACAGTCTGACCCGGCGTGCGGCCGGGAGGTGCCGCCGGGGGACTTCGGCTTCGATCCGTCGGTGTACACGGCGGGCTCCTGGACGAGCGAGGGGCACTGGAAGAACGGCACACATTTCGTCGTGTGCACCGTTCGGAAGCAGAACGGGGGCACCATGGAGGGAGACGGACCATGA